One Phaseolus vulgaris cultivar G19833 chromosome 4, P. vulgaris v2.0, whole genome shotgun sequence DNA window includes the following coding sequences:
- the LOC137838363 gene encoding uncharacterized protein has translation MARELSDSGMSQLQMQALTQHLERIMKQQSDGLHERLDQMEQAQQVNPENRGGDRRRRRENDGEQRTLRIDGIKLNIPTFNGKSDPDAYLEWEIKVEHVFACNEYNEEQKMKLAAAEFSHYALTWWNKYQRERIRYEEPMVNTWKEMKRIMRKRYIPASYNRDLQLKLQRITQGNRSVEEYLKEMEVTMLRAGKNEENEAIMARFLNGLNHDIRDVVELQEYVDMKELLHKANQVEQQLKRKGIMRSSNNNKNFNWKDKAMKDKGVPSSSVTSSSGKSPHKYSNSPPKRKTSEVKCFKCLGRGHYASECPTKKNMITLSKTQIVSEPSSEEEKEEVEVELDTLEGDLFMI, from the coding sequence ATGGCAAGGGAACTGTCAGATAGTGGAATGTCTCAACTACAGATGCAAGCCTTAACACAACACTTGGAAAGGATAATGAAACAACAAAGTGATGGACTCCATGAGAGGTTGGATCAAATGGAGCAAGCACAACAAGTAAATCCAGAAAATAGAGGAGGAGAtaggaggaggagaagagaaAATGATGGAGAGCAAAGAACTCTGAGAATTgatggaataaaattaaatattcccACATTCAATGGGAAAAGTGATCCTGATGCTTACTTGGAGTGGGAAATTAAAGTAGAGCATGTGTTTGCTTGCAATGAGTATAATGAGGAGCAGAAGATGAAGTTGGCAGCAGCTGAATTTTCACATTATGCCTTAACTTGGTGGAATAAATACCAAAGGGAGAGAATTAGATATGAGGAACCCATGGTGAACACTTGGAAAGAAATGAAAAGGATTATGAGGAAGAGATATATTCCAGCAAGCTACAATAGGGATTTGCAACTCAAACTTCAAAGAATTACTCAAGGGAATAGAAGTGTGGAGGAGTATCTTAAAGAGATGGAGGTGACCATGCTTAGAGCTGGAAAGAATGAAGAAAACGAAGCAATCATGGCAAGATTTTTGAATGGATTGAATCATGATATTAGGGATGTTGTGGAGCTGCAAGAGTATGTTGACATGAAAGAGTTGTTGCACAAGGCTAACCAAGTAGAACAACAACTCAAGAGGAAGGGAATCATGAGGAGttctaacaataataaaaatttcaattggAAGGATAAGGCGATGAAGGATAAAGGAGTTCCCTCAAGTTCAGTCACATCTTCAAGTGGGAAGTCACCTCATAAATATAGTAACTCACCACCTAAAAGGAAAACAAGTGAGGTAAAATGTTTCAAATGCTTGGGAAGAGGACATTATGCTTCAGAATGTCCAACAAAAAAGAATATGATCACTTTATCAAAGACACAAATAGTCAGTGAACcttcaagtgaagaagagaaggaaGAGGTAGAGGTGGAGTTGGATACATTGGAGGGTGATTTGTTCATGATTTGA